From the Macaca nemestrina isolate mMacNem1 chromosome 7, mMacNem.hap1, whole genome shotgun sequence genome, the window TCCTACATTACctctactttattattattattattattattttatttttatttttattttttgagatggagtcgtcctccatctcatttattttttgagatggggttgtctcgctctgtcgtccaggctggagtgcagtggtgcgatctcggctcactgcaagctccacctcctgggctcacaccattctcctgcctcagcctcccgagtagctgggactacaggttccagccaccacgcctggctaatttttttgtatttttagtagagacggggtttcaccgtgttagccaggatggtctcatctcctgacctcatgatccacctgcctcggcctctcaaagtgctgggtttacaggcgtgaaccaccgcgcccttTATATTGGCTAATTGTTGTCGGCCacatatggttttgttttctcatgTGGATGGGTAGGTCTTTTCGAATAttttgagttacttcacttatatagcaaatatttatcaaatgcatCCATTATGGCCCATCCTTACATCAAGTATCAAGGAAACAATGAACAGGATACAGACAACTCTAACCCTTAAGTATGTAACAATCCAGgaggagagaaataaaaggcacataATTATAACCAGTATGTGTATTTTGAGTGCATTGAGAACATGGCTGTGCTTAGAGGTTAGGGAGAGCGTTCTCCCAGTAAGTAGTGTTCATGAGTTGGTCAGGTAAGACTCAAGTTGGAGAAGGACCTAAAAGGGTTTTCAAGCACAGGAAATATTTAACTGCATAAGAATTTCACttaaaacatttctatttaaTAATGATACTGCTTACAGTTATTTATTTCCTCTCAGGACAGCTTATACTAGgtgtctttatattttatattagatTTGCAAAGATCCCTTTTCCCTTCATGTctttcataaaatgaaattaacaaattGAAATATGTTTGCAGGTGTTTGTGAAGAAATGAGGTTCTAGCTGGCAGGTAGAAGTTCACATGTTATGGGGAGTTAGTCTGGGCTTCAGCACACTGTCATGTTGGACTGCAACACTGAGGACCTGCTGACCCCTTCCCCACTGACCCATCCCCGGACCTTGTAGGTGAATCTTTTGGTAAATGTTTGACCAACTCTCCAGTCTTTCCATGTAGAGCCCAGCATGAAAATCCAAGGGAGCGGCTGGGTGCTCCCTCCCCGTGCCCAAAGCTGCTATCTCTGCAGGATCAGGTGTCATGAAGTAAACTCATTTTACATCTGGAAGCCTCTTTCTCTAGGTCTGGCTGCCTCCTAGGCAGCATCGGGGAAGAGTCGCTCTGCCCCATGCCTTACTCCTTTCTCACATTCTGACATTCTGTTTCTCCTGTAAAGGCTAGGTCTTCTATGGCCTGGCTAGGGTGCTTGTGTGAATGAACTTGGGACAGCTTTGGAAAGGGTGGTTCTCCGTGCCTCTCACAGCAGAGAGGGAAAGTGGACACAAAACAAGGAGTTAAATGGGGATGTAAAGGGACTGTTTGCCTAGTGATTTCTGGGCTTGACTGCAAGAAGTCCACAGGGGTTACAGCTCCTGCAAGGCATCAATCCAGCAGTGAGGGGAGTATTAAGGCATTAGAGAAAATGACCAGCACTGTGTGTGGCAGGAACAACAGCCCATAGTCCTACTCCAGAAACGAAACATCCTGGATATCCCCACAATTTTAAATGATAAGGGGCAGATTTATTTTGATTCTGGAGAAACTTTTTGATGGGTTGTGGGGAGGTAAGATTTCTAAACAATCCTAACACTTTTGAAGAGGTGAGACGTTCACATTGGTTTTGTGTAAGAGGTGCCATCAATGCCAGgtcactcctgcctgggtgattGCAGAAATGTCCCCCTTTCCCCACAGAACCCCCTTGAAAGACTTCACCAGAAGCTTTTAAACTGGGATGGATTTCATCTCAGCACGAACAGGGGCTTCAGCATTTCCAGCACCCGCCCCCACCTGTTAAGTAATGCCAGTAAGTGTTGGGAATTCCAGCTCCCAATCCAAATTATAATTCCCTCACCCTAATAGGACTCCCAGTTTACTTCTTTGAGGTGTTATGTGACACGTGTCCTCTTCATTATTAGTCTTCCACAGAAAAGTTTCTGGCTTTGGCCAAATGGTCTTTCCCACTCTTTTGTAGTTTAAAGGACTTCTGTTCTTATTAAAGCCCCTTTTCTCCCCCTTACCCCTTGCAGGACTAAAAATTCACAACGAGATTTTCCTTCAGGCATTGCCCCTAAAGCCCACTTGCAGCCCATCCCATCCTCTGAGGATTACCCAGTGGCTCACCGCAACTCAAGGGCTGCGAGGCCAGAGACGTCCTGATGGGCAGCCCACCTCCCTCTCTTAGGTGTCTTGTGTGTTTGTCAGAGAAAGCACCTTCACCTCCAACCCTCAGGAAAGATTGTTTCCAATCCCAGCTTCACTGCTCAACAGGAATATCACTTTATTAGGTTAATTAATCTCTCCAAAAGTAAGTTTCTTAATTTGCAGAATCAGAGTGATATTGCTTTCTCCAAAATATcctaagaattagaaaaataaaattcctagcCTTTTTGTATGTGTGGCCCATGAACCCATGTGAGTGTGGGCTCCCACATGAAATTtcaatataaagttaaaaataaataacctaaaaACCACAGGGTGTAGGGGAGTTGAAGGCAGGTGGGGACAAATGTGGACTCTGGATTCATTGCGAGTTCTAGTCCTAGCGCCTTCTCTTATTAACCTGTATGAGCTATGGAAAGTCCATTACCTACGTTATTCCTGTGTTTCCTCCATGGTGCAGAGGCAGTTCTTGCCTGCCTGACAGGcctgttgtgaggattagataaaaggagaaaaatacacGTCAGGGCTCATGTACAATGTCTCACTCTTTAAGTGCCCACAAAGCATctattaattttgataaaatgtagAAACTTAAGGGAAGgaaattatttttggtttttattcccATAGGATGTGATTATGGACAatcttactgttttgttttttatgcttttctatatttgtgcatgtttttgaaataaacatGAGTTAAAGACAAAACTACAAACTTCACAAATTTAGGAGTAATCATGAGTAGCGATTTTTCCCACCCCATTAGGGGAAATAGTTATATCTGTGTATACTGTAAAATAGAGAATTGTCTCATTCCCAACCATACTGCTTTGTTAAAATGATAACGTACACTTCCAGAAATGACTGTATCACAAGAATCTTTAATGTTTACTTTAAAGTTGACTCACGGTGGGGTTGTATATGTGTTTAGTAAAGTGTGCCAAGTGCTCTCACATTGAGACCAGTCCAGTTCAAATTAGTTTACTCCACGAGGATGTTTTCAGTCCCCAGCAAGGTCATGAGGGCCTTGACATTTCTTGGTTAGGCCGGCTTTGCTGGTGAGTTTTTCCAAACTCTGCAGGAGCAGTCTACCCCAACACACATCTCAGTCccatataaaataataagatgGAAACGTTCTCAATGTACTTCATCAGTTTAGCACGTCTCTGATACAAAAATCCAAGAAAGGTACCACAAAAGCGAAAGCACCAACCAAGCTTACATATAAACAAACATGCATACATCCTAAATACTACACAATAGTACCCAAATGAATACAACATTGCATTAAAGGTATAAAAGCACTGTACTGAAAACGTAAAAGTTACACGTGAATACTGCACTGTAAATCCTGAACACTCTAATGACCCACCCCCACCCTTCCACAGCCCTGGTGAGGATCAGAAAGCATTCATCTGCCTCCAGACTTGGCTAGTCCTCGGAGACACTGCTGCGAGGGCAGTGGGCAGCGGGATTAGCCTCCCGCAGAGCTCTGGCCTCCTCCAGAGCCTCTCTGTATCGGGAGGGCCAGGCCTGGGGGTCTTTCTTAAAGACCCTGGCCAGGAACTCCATGATTTGCAGCTTGGTGATTTCGCGGCTGGCCCGGGAGCCCCAGAAGAACTCGTACTCGGGCGGCTCCACGTACGGGACGCGCTGGTACTTCAGGTAATTCTGCTGGACGAACTCCTCAGTGATGAGCTTCCGCACGTCCCCGAAGGTGGAGTGCTTCTTCCAGGGCCGCAGCCCCAGGATGCGGAGCACGTTCCAGACCGCGCTCTCTCTGGCGCCGCGGCCCTTCACGTAGATGAGGCTCAGGATCATGAGGAGGAGACCTGTCATGGGCATGCGGTTGCTCAGCGCCACCCTGTCCAGCTCCTCGGGCTCCAGCGCTTTGACCAGCGCAAACTCCATGGTGTGCAGGCTGGTCAGCCTCAGGTGCAGCCCGAACACCCGGGCGAGGATGAGGCTGGTGCGCCGGAGGATGCTCCTGCACCACTTCTTGTAGCTGCCGATGACATCTTTCACCATGTCTGGAAACCAGATGATCATCTTCTTCTGGTCCTTGACCAGCACGTACCACATGAGCTCGTGCGCCTTCTGCACCAGCTGCGCCGGGGCTGGCGGGGCCGGGCCGGGCTGGGCCGCGCTCGGGGCCTGGTGGGCGCGGCCCTCCTCCGCGGCCTGCTGCAGGGCCTTCGGGTCGTCCTCGTCGCtcggggcctggggaggctgcGCGGCCTGCGGGGCGGCCGTCGGGCCTAAAGGAGGGCTCTGCGGCTCTGCCAGGGTCTCGGACGGAGGAACCCCCTCCGGAACCCCAGGGCTGCTGTGCACCTCGGAGCTGGGGGCCTCGGCTGCAAAGTTAGGGTCGCTTAGATCCTTACTTTGTTCTGACATATCTGCGCCGTCTGGCAAGGGCAGGGCCTCTGCGTCCAGGAGCTCTTCGAGCCTGCGCTCCCTCCGCGGATTCCTGGAGAGGAAGTGCGCGTTGCTGTGCGCGGCGCCTTCCGCAGCGGCGGGCAGGGCGGGGCGGCGGCGGGACGCGGCACTGCGCCTGCGCGACTGCGGCCTCGGCCAGCGGCTGGGGGCGGGCGGGGCAGCGCGGAGCCCCGACGGGGAGGGTCCCTGGCTAGGCTTCACCTGCGGAGAGAGCGATCCCGGGGTTTCCCGTTTGGGCTGAGGAGATCTAGGGCAGGAGAAGAGTGCGATGGATGCGTACTGGAGAAGGGGCCAGTTTAGGAGAAAGATGATAACTTAAGTTTTTGGGATGTTGGGGTCAAGTTTCTTGGGAAACGCTTACCTGATATATCCAGAATTAAGTTAAATATGAGCGTCCCAGAGAAAGGTCTGGGCGGCTGTGTAAACTTGAGCTTTATGCGAACGAGTGAGAGGAACAGTCGGGCTTGTCCAAGAAAATGTGTAAAGTGTATGTCTGAGGTTGGAATCCTGAGAAATTCCAATAAAAAATGATTGACTCCCTCCCTACCAAATCAGAGGGGTtgtaagaaaaggagaaatgcaGCGTGTCCTTAACGTAATTTCCTGTCAACCCATGTGAACTATGAACCTTTTAAGTAGGCAGCGGACTTAGAGCATCATTAATGCTTTAGTGGGCATAaatttgggttttacatttcCTTTGGGTCACtttgattccatttta encodes:
- the LOC105466235 gene encoding necdin; protein product: MSEQSKDLSDPNFAAEAPSSEVHSSPGVPEGVPPSETLAEPQSPPLGPTAAPQAAQPPQAPSDEDDPKALQQAAEEGRAHQAPSAAQPGPAPPAPAQLVQKAHELMWYVLVKDQKKMIIWFPDMVKDVIGSYKKWCRSILRRTSLILARVFGLHLRLTSLHTMEFALVKALEPEELDRVALSNRMPMTGLLLMILSLIYVKGRGARESAVWNVLRILGLRPWKKHSTFGDVRKLITEEFVQQNYLKYQRVPYVEPPEYEFFWGSRASREITKLQIMEFLARVFKKDPQAWPSRYREALEEARALREANPAAHCPRSSVSED